One part of the Acidimicrobiales bacterium genome encodes these proteins:
- a CDS encoding glycosyltransferase family 4 protein, which translates to MSDANGVTARRPLRILLVEDYVPDATLGSGYGRMIDTITELQRAGDVTVTLFPTFGASDATPHAGPKNVEILDIPLERHLAEVHAAGGGYDLVIVSRPHNYEVASPILSDCLPGVPVIYDAEALYFRRLERQAKLATGVVRAKLLLEAAAMRRLEERIAAEADAVVCISDEEADLLTRHARRRVEVNGPLLAHAAWTDEGFSERRAVGFVAGWSAGPRSPNVDGLKWFARHVWPRVLARVPGAELVVTGSDPPLEVTRFECSSIHYAGVVPDLNRFYASLRLAVVPIRYGSGVKLKAVEALQSGVPTVATAVGAEGIPTDVTDLIPVTDDAREFADLVALLIGNEEIWRAQRERLKEQCRIWEEHPQSSVWPGLVAHLVGASGRGGFHV; encoded by the coding sequence ATGAGCGACGCCAACGGCGTCACCGCCCGCCGCCCGCTGCGCATCCTGCTCGTCGAGGACTACGTCCCCGACGCGACGCTCGGCTCGGGCTACGGGCGGATGATCGACACGATCACCGAGCTGCAACGCGCCGGCGACGTGACGGTCACCCTCTTCCCGACCTTCGGCGCGAGCGACGCGACGCCGCACGCCGGGCCGAAGAACGTCGAGATCCTCGACATCCCTCTCGAGCGTCACCTCGCGGAGGTGCACGCGGCGGGCGGCGGCTACGACCTCGTCATCGTCTCGCGCCCGCACAACTACGAGGTCGCCTCGCCGATCCTCTCGGACTGTCTGCCGGGGGTGCCCGTGATCTACGACGCCGAAGCCCTCTACTTCCGACGCCTCGAGCGACAGGCCAAGCTCGCGACCGGGGTGGTGCGGGCGAAGCTGCTCCTCGAGGCGGCCGCGATGCGCCGCCTCGAGGAGCGGATCGCGGCCGAGGCCGACGCCGTCGTCTGCATCTCCGACGAGGAGGCCGACCTCCTCACCCGTCACGCACGCCGGCGGGTCGAGGTGAACGGCCCCCTCCTCGCCCACGCCGCCTGGACCGACGAGGGCTTCTCCGAGCGACGGGCGGTGGGCTTCGTCGCCGGCTGGTCGGCCGGCCCGCGCTCCCCGAACGTCGACGGCCTGAAGTGGTTCGCCCGCCACGTCTGGCCGCGCGTCCTCGCGCGCGTGCCGGGTGCCGAGCTCGTCGTCACCGGCTCGGACCCGCCGCTCGAGGTCACCCGCTTCGAGTGCAGCTCCATCCACTACGCCGGCGTCGTGCCCGACCTCAACCGCTTCTACGCGAGCCTCCGACTCGCGGTCGTCCCCATCAGGTACGGTTCAGGGGTGAAGTTGAAGGCGGTGGAGGCGCTCCAGTCTGGCGTCCCGACCGTTGCGACAGCCGTTGGGGCGGAGGGCATCCCGACCGATGTCACGGATTTGATCCCGGTGACCGACGACGCCCGCGAGTTCGCCGACCTGGTGGCGCTGCTCATCGGGAACGAGGAGATCTGGCGCGCGCAGCGCGAGCGGTTGAAAGAGCAGTGCCGCATCTGGGAGGAGCACCCCCAGAGCAGCGTCTGGCCGGGCCTCGTCGCGCACCTCGTCGGGGCGTCGGGTCGCGGGGGCTTCCATGTCTGA
- a CDS encoding CoA ester lyase — MSERSRELPRRSVLAVPGSSDRFLHKAPTLAADMFLLDLEDAVAPSEKAAARDKVVSAVHDLDFGEAVLGVRINGWSTTHTLRDVLEVVGRSGERLDVVMLPKAESAAQVVALDLVLSQVEAEVGLAPGRTGVEVQIESARGLASVEEICAASPRLEAVILGPVDLAASLGMPMLTGGEAPSGYPGDHYHAVHLALLVAARVHGLQAIDGPFLRLDDDEGLAAFAGRTRALGFDGKWAIHPSQIATLNALFTPPPAQVARAEAMLAALDAAELDEKRGALRDAGEMLDEASRKLATAVLRRAGRGAGR, encoded by the coding sequence ATGTCCGAACGCAGCCGCGAGTTGCCGCGCCGCTCGGTCCTCGCCGTCCCGGGCTCCTCCGATCGCTTCCTGCACAAGGCGCCGACGCTTGCCGCCGACATGTTCCTCCTCGACCTCGAGGACGCGGTCGCCCCTTCGGAGAAGGCGGCGGCGCGCGACAAGGTCGTCTCGGCGGTGCACGACCTCGACTTCGGAGAGGCGGTCCTCGGGGTCCGCATCAACGGCTGGTCGACCACGCACACGCTGCGCGACGTGCTCGAGGTGGTCGGCCGGTCAGGCGAACGCCTCGACGTCGTGATGCTCCCGAAGGCCGAGAGCGCGGCACAGGTCGTGGCGCTCGACCTCGTGCTCTCCCAGGTCGAGGCCGAGGTCGGGCTCGCGCCAGGGCGGACGGGGGTCGAGGTGCAGATCGAGTCGGCGCGCGGTCTCGCGAGCGTCGAGGAGATCTGTGCCGCCTCGCCCCGCCTCGAGGCGGTGATCCTCGGCCCCGTGGACCTCGCCGCCTCGCTCGGCATGCCGATGCTCACGGGCGGGGAGGCTCCGTCGGGCTACCCGGGCGACCACTACCACGCGGTCCACCTCGCGCTCCTCGTCGCGGCGCGGGTGCACGGCCTGCAGGCGATCGACGGCCCCTTTCTCCGCCTCGACGACGACGAGGGGCTGGCGGCCTTCGCGGGGCGCACCCGCGCCCTCGGCTTCGACGGCAAGTGGGCCATCCACCCGAGCCAGATCGCGACCCTGAACGCCCTCTTTACGCCCCCTCCTGCGCAGGTGGCGCGCGCCGAGGCGATGCTCGCCGCCCTCGACGCGGCCGAGCTCGACGAGAAGAGGGGAGCCCTGCGGGACGCCGGCGAGATGCTCGACGAGGCGAGCCGCAAGCTCGCGACCGCGGTCCTCCGCCGCGCCGGGCGAGGGGCGGGCCGATGA